The genomic region CATAAGCACCTCTTCTAAAAGTGGTATCGATTCGTTTTCAAACTCGGTCAAAAAATTTCAGATTCTTTTACAAACGTCGCAGTTATCGCATCCGTTGAATTTCGCGTCGAAATATTCGTAGACGAATTCCCTTCTGCATTTTTCCGATTTAAGATAAAGAAGCATCTGATACAAACGTTTGAGACTCGTTTTCTTTTTTTGTTCCAAGAGTTCGACGGACTTCAATTCTTCCGGCAACGGAGCTTCCAACCTCAAAGAATTCTTTTCCAAATCGCCCGAAGTAACTCCGTGTCTTTCAAACAAGTTGAGAACCGTTTGCAGTCTATGATCTCCGCGATTTTTATGGACGATCTTAGATTGAAGTTCGTCGTATTCGATCGAGGAAAGTTTTTCACCGAGTTGTTCCATCGTCTTATACACGCGTGAGATAAAAACGGCGTCCGGATTTTGCCATTCGATAAAATCCATCAGAACCGTAAGATCGTCCTGATTGTAAAACACGTGACAATCCGAAGACTCGCCGTCCCTTCCCGCGCGCCCGATCTCCTGATAATAACCTTCCAAAGAAGAAGGAAGTTCCGCGTGTATGATCGTTCGAATGTTCGGTTTATCGACTCCCATTCCGAAAGCGTTCGTCGCGAGAAGAATCGTATCCTCCGATTTTAAGAATTGATTTTGAATTTTCTTTCTTTGATCGGGGTTGAGTTTTCCGTGATATACTTTGTGGGAAATTTTTTGAACGTCGAGTTTTTCGCTGAACTTTTCTAGACTTTGTATGAGATTGAAGTAAACGATCGTGCTCTTCTTTTGTTTTTTTAAAAGTTCAAGAACCGCATCCGACTTGGAAGGTTCGTCGACAAAAGTCTGAACGTCCAGGAAAAGATTCGGACGGCATATTCCTTCGTTGTAAACCTCGATCTCGGATTCGCTTAAACCCATCTGAAGAATCACGTCCTTCTGAATTTCAAGAGTTGCGGTTGCGGTTAACGCGATCGTGGTCGGATTTTTAAGAATGTTTCGAAATTCGGCGATCTTCGTATAGTCCGGTCTGAAATCGTGACCCCATTGACTGATACAATGAGCCTCGTCGATCGCAAGAAGAGAAACTTTCCGATCCTTCAGCGAATCAATAAATTCTTTCTTGCGGAATCTTTCCGGGGAAACGTAGACGATTTTGTATTTTCCTTGTTTTAAGTTTTCGTAACTCTGCAAACGATCCTGTTTGGAAAGGGAAGAATTGATAAAAGCCGCGTCGATTCCGAGACGTTTCAATTTCACAACCTGATCCTGCATCAAAGCGATCAAAGGAGACAAGACAACGGTCAAACCGTCCAAGGCGAGCGCGGGCAGCTGATAACAAATCGACTTGCCCATACCGGTCGGCATGATGACCAGACAATTCTTACCTGAAAGAACGTCCGAAATGATCTTCTCTTGGGAAGTTCGAAACGATGAAATTCCGAAAAGAGTTTTGAGAGAAGAAAGGGAAGTCATTACGATTAGAATTTGCGAGCGATCTTTAAGAGCAAGAGAAAATGTAATTACTTGCCACGGCGCCGAATTCTTGGAATGCTCGTATTTCGAGACCGGAGAAAAATCGATTGTCCATCACGCATATCACAAGTTTATCGCTCGAGGATATCGCGTCCGAACTTTCCAAAAATATTTTCGAGGAAAGAAAAAAATTTCCACTGCATTCTCCCGTGATCGTGGTTCCGAGCACGAACATGAAACTCTGGTTGAATCTGAATCTTTCTCGGATCGACGGGCTTTCCGCAAATCTTCGATTTCTTTATCTCGAAAAAGCTCTGGAAGAATACTATCACCTCCGAGCGGGTTTGGAGTATGATCCGTTTCATCGCGCGTTTCCGAGCCAGGAAGCGACTCAAAGAAAAATTCTTTCGTATCTGATTCAAAACAAAGAAGAACAGGAAACGAAGTTTTTGCGTTCTTTTTTGAAAAGTTCCGCGAGAGCGTTCTCCTTAAGCGCAAAGCTGACTACGCTTTATAAAGATTACGAATTAAACCGATCTTCTTGGATTCAAAGTTGGGCCAAAGAAAAAGGAATCGACATCCCTTCCCTGTCGCGTCGTCCTACTCCCTTCCCGAAGGAGGACGAATACTATCACTTTCAAAAATCGTTATATCAAAACGTATTCTTGAATACGAAGGAACCGAACACTCTCGTTCAGTTTCTCCTGAAAGAAACCCAGAAAAATCGAAAATATTCTCCGCGCAATTTTCCGTCTTTGCATCTTTTTTGTCTGTCCAATCTCGCGGATACGTATCTCGGAATTTTGGAATCTCTTTCCGCAAAGGACAAACTTCCCGTTTATCTCTATCAATTTCATACCGGCGAAACAGAAAAGACGCATAACGCTGAATCCGCCGGACCGGAACGATGGGCCGGTCCTCAAATCCATATCGCTTCCAGAACCGCGGCGATTCCGAACGTAACGATCCGCAAACTTTCTGATTCGCGTTCGTATCCGAAAAAACTGGAGAATCTCCGAAGCCTCTTAGACGGAAAACAAAGACCGCATAACGTATCTCCTTTATCGGAAGATTCTTCCGTTCGTTTTTGGAACGCGCCTTCCGCGTATCGAGAAACGGAATCCGTCGCAAACGATATTCTCTACAAGATGAACAACGATTCGAGTCTAACGTATTTGGATTTTGCGGTTTTGGTTACGGATATGCAGACCTATCGTCCCGCCGTCGAATGGGTGTTAGACGGAGGAATTCTTCTGCAAACGGGAGAGAATTCCGATCCGATCCGAAAAAAAATTCCTTATTCGTTGACCGATATCAAAGCGAACGAAGCTTCCTTGTTGTATCGGGGATTGATGAGTTTTTGGGAGATTTGTTCCGGAAACTCAATCGACAAAAACGCGTTGCTCAAACTTCTCAGAAACCCTCTTCTTCAAAAAAGAATCCGTCTTCGTTCCCAGAACACGAACGATCTCGAGAATACGATCGAAACGTCGGGCGTGCGTTACGAGGAAAGCGGAAGGGAAAAAGACTCATTCCAAATTTCTAATGGACTTAAAAGAATCCGTCTTTCCACGATTCTTCCTCGAGAAACGTCTTGGGACAAATACAAGATCGCGCCCGTCGCTCTCGAAGCGGATGAAAATTCTTTTCAACTGACCGAATTTTGGGAAACCGTTCTCGGCGCGAAAGAAAAGATTCTTTCCTTTTCCAAAGAGGAAACGATCCACTGGAATTCCGAATATTTAAAAAACGTAAAGTATTCTCTCGAAGAACTTTTCGAATTTCCGGAAGAATACGAACAGGAAGGAAAACTCTTTCACGGTTGGGTAGAATCTTTTTTCGAATGGGAAGGAATCCGACTTCAGAACAAGGAAGAAGGAATCGCTCTTTTAAAATTCATCACAGAACAGATATTCGACCAGGTTCCTTATCGAAAGGGCGCATATCTCACGGGCGGTGTGACCGTTTCGCTTTTACAACCGATGCGTCCGATTCCGTTTAAACATATTTATATCTTAGGACTCGGCGAAGGAAAATTTCCCGGTCCGAACGACCGTTCCCAACTCAACTTAAGAAAAGACTTTCAAGAAGAATGGGATATATCTCGAAGAGAAATTCAAGAATCGCTTTTGTGGGAAACCGTTCATTCCGCGACGGAGTCCGTCACGTTCAGTTACGTGGGCAAAAATCTTCAGGAAGATAAAACCTTCGAGCCTTGTTCCCATCTTTTCGAGATCATGGATTCCTTCCAAATCAAAGAAGCGCTCCAACTTCCGCTTCATTCGTATAGTATAAAATACGAACATACTCTCGAGCAGTTAAAACAGGGTCTCGTAA from Leptospira kmetyi serovar Malaysia str. Bejo-Iso9 harbors:
- a CDS encoding RecQ family ATP-dependent DNA helicase — protein: MTSLSSLKTLFGISSFRTSQEKIISDVLSGKNCLVIMPTGMGKSICYQLPALALDGLTVVLSPLIALMQDQVVKLKRLGIDAAFINSSLSKQDRLQSYENLKQGKYKIVYVSPERFRKKEFIDSLKDRKVSLLAIDEAHCISQWGHDFRPDYTKIAEFRNILKNPTTIALTATATLEIQKDVILQMGLSESEIEVYNEGICRPNLFLDVQTFVDEPSKSDAVLELLKKQKKSTIVYFNLIQSLEKFSEKLDVQKISHKVYHGKLNPDQRKKIQNQFLKSEDTILLATNAFGMGVDKPNIRTIIHAELPSSLEGYYQEIGRAGRDGESSDCHVFYNQDDLTVLMDFIEWQNPDAVFISRVYKTMEQLGEKLSSIEYDELQSKIVHKNRGDHRLQTVLNLFERHGVTSGDLEKNSLRLEAPLPEELKSVELLEQKKKTSLKRLYQMLLYLKSEKCRREFVYEYFDAKFNGCDNCDVCKRI
- a CDS encoding exodeoxyribonuclease V subunit gamma produces the protein MSITHITSLSLEDIASELSKNIFEERKKFPLHSPVIVVPSTNMKLWLNLNLSRIDGLSANLRFLYLEKALEEYYHLRAGLEYDPFHRAFPSQEATQRKILSYLIQNKEEQETKFLRSFLKSSARAFSLSAKLTTLYKDYELNRSSWIQSWAKEKGIDIPSLSRRPTPFPKEDEYYHFQKSLYQNVFLNTKEPNTLVQFLLKETQKNRKYSPRNFPSLHLFCLSNLADTYLGILESLSAKDKLPVYLYQFHTGETEKTHNAESAGPERWAGPQIHIASRTAAIPNVTIRKLSDSRSYPKKLENLRSLLDGKQRPHNVSPLSEDSSVRFWNAPSAYRETESVANDILYKMNNDSSLTYLDFAVLVTDMQTYRPAVEWVLDGGILLQTGENSDPIRKKIPYSLTDIKANEASLLYRGLMSFWEICSGNSIDKNALLKLLRNPLLQKRIRLRSQNTNDLENTIETSGVRYEESGREKDSFQISNGLKRIRLSTILPRETSWDKYKIAPVALEADENSFQLTEFWETVLGAKEKILSFSKEETIHWNSEYLKNVKYSLEELFEFPEEYEQEGKLFHGWVESFFEWEGIRLQNKEEGIALLKFITEQIFDQVPYRKGAYLTGGVTVSLLQPMRPIPFKHIYILGLGEGKFPGPNDRSQLNLRKDFQEEWDISRREIQESLLWETVHSATESVTFSYVGKNLQEDKTFEPCSHLFEIMDSFQIKEALQLPLHSYSIKYEHTLEQLKQGLVSYDFARIWVNGIRKNQHILDRFQDPNELTRIHSASAPSGIDVKDLSQFLSDPLDTYLKRKLGMYLEEEESSETEKEPFDLDAIAEASILKKVHALMMPDLVSEKLWTWDREKISEALSPILEREKSSAKFPQSVFGKLQEADLVQYLVTTSELLSEWKPLFQGGKYYPYLSLGDTGLPDAICKKLPPLKLPLESGDFRIRGEWEHVVEKDGNLYWLFSKSLEDKPSDDYFGYKDYWKVMSFPFLTGIAFASSNENFKIYSFKPRPSQESKKKNILEIEYNIESSEIGTKYLAEIVSDYLKEEPVFFPRRAFLNYYVKNIQGNTGKNKTPDDSSKFEDETAWLNFLKEELNGVKDGLSSLVKLYPKTPDLILKSEIRWAKNFYKPLLDWKKDS